The sequence GCTGGCTAGGCTAGTTATCAACCAACAACCAAGACCCCCATGATTGTCAGTCGAAGCTCCCTTGATGTTTTTTAATATTGAACTGCACTAGTACAAGGAGAAAAGTAGGGTGTATCAGTTATTTTTTTTTTCTAGATGTCATCATCCGGGTTCATTGCTTCTTTTATTTCATCACTGCCGAACCCTTTACGGGATAAATAGGCATAGGCTTTCGACTTTTCTTTATAGTCCGATAAATCATAGCGCTTTTTGGCCAGCTCATTTTTACAGCTTTGATAAAAATCGACATCATCTGTCAGCGTTAATTGATACAAGGTATCTTCAAAGTTGGTTACATCAATCAGTCGCTGTTTTAGCTCCTGCAGGATAAGGGTTTCACCTTTCCCTTTGTTAAAAAGTTTAATTATTTCAGTTTGTAAGTCGATTTTGTCTGCTTTTACGGCTAGTTTACTGCGCAGTGTTTCACGTTCTGGATGTTGTGATAATGCGTGATCAATTTCTACTCGAGAAAACCCTTTGGTGGTCATCTGGGCATAGACTTTTTCTTTGTTGGTACCATAAAAGTTATCAAACTTGTTTAGCAGTCTAGATGTAGCCATAGCAAAGGCATCAACTTTTTGCTCGTCCATCACTTGCTCTATAGCCGCATCAATCTCTGTAACAGGGACGCCGCGTAGTCGTAATTTACGTTTTATTGCACCTGTACCGAGCTCATTACTAAAGGCCACCTCGCAATAGCGTACAGCAAAGTCATAGTCATTTTTTAAGTAACCGTTCTCTATTAGTTTGGCTAGTACGGTCTCAATCCAATCTTGGTTTTCGGTTTTACGCTCAAGCTTGGTGCGAATTTCATTAATGGTAAAATCCTGCTGACCTAGGTGCCAATAAGCGCTATTAAAAACGTTGTCGATGGTTTTGGCTTGACGTAGTGGAGGACGCTGCATAACAAATTGATCTTAAATTAAAAAGTAACCAAGGGAGTGTAGCAGATCTCCGCGTTGTTGAGTACGCGCCTTTCTGGTGAGATATTCAGTGTAGATGCAGCTGGATATCTCATTAGCTATAGCATTACAGGCTTGAGCCCGCAGAAATGCTATAGCCTAAGTCGAACACCTTCTGTTCACTTCGGTCATCGGCCAAAGCATTGATAATCAGCTCGGCACTTTTCCTGCCAATTTCATAGCGAGGGGAGTCGATGCTGGTTAGCGCTGGGCTCATCACAGTCCCTATGTCTAAGGCATTATTGCCTACTAGGCTTAACTGCTTGGGCACCTGGATGCCTTTTTGCTGCGCGGCGATCATGATG is a genomic window of Shewanella psychrophila containing:
- a CDS encoding RecX family transcriptional regulator, which produces MQRPPLRQAKTIDNVFNSAYWHLGQQDFTINEIRTKLERKTENQDWIETVLAKLIENGYLKNDYDFAVRYCEVAFSNELGTGAIKRKLRLRGVPVTEIDAAIEQVMDEQKVDAFAMATSRLLNKFDNFYGTNKEKVYAQMTTKGFSRVEIDHALSQHPERETLRSKLAVKADKIDLQTEIIKLFNKGKGETLILQELKQRLIDVTNFEDTLYQLTLTDDVDFYQSCKNELAKKRYDLSDYKEKSKAYAYLSRKGFGSDEIKEAMNPDDDI